In one Thioclava sp. ES.031 genomic region, the following are encoded:
- a CDS encoding TRAP transporter substrate-binding protein, producing the protein MSQRFTRRESFALAAGAAALAAPPVLAAEPEVTLRLHQFLPLTSFVPAHILTPWIAAVEEASQGRVRIQHYPSMQLGGKPADLIDQVTDGVVDIVWTLPGCTPGRFPRTEVMELPFLVAEAEAASAALWELAQAEMVDTDFRDIHLLGTWVHGPGVIHANKPVRAIPDFEGLKLRGPSRVTTKLLEHFGATAVEMPVPAVPEALSRGTIDGALLPWEVSASLRIGELVHHHTQFAGPSIYTASFILAMNKDRYAALDPDLQAAIDSVSGVEFSAQAGHLQQAEDIPSRQAAMDLGNEIITIPAEDTSIWKDAAQPVIDAWVAEMEEKGVPGEELLTSARALIEKHSF; encoded by the coding sequence TTGCCGCTGGTGCCGCCGCCTTGGCCGCGCCGCCTGTGCTGGCCGCAGAGCCCGAGGTCACGCTGCGCCTGCATCAATTCCTGCCGCTGACCAGCTTCGTGCCCGCCCATATCCTCACCCCTTGGATCGCAGCGGTCGAAGAGGCGTCCCAGGGCCGGGTGCGCATCCAGCATTACCCCTCAATGCAGCTGGGCGGGAAGCCGGCCGACCTCATCGATCAGGTCACTGACGGGGTCGTCGACATCGTCTGGACGCTGCCGGGTTGCACGCCGGGACGCTTCCCGCGCACCGAGGTGATGGAGCTTCCCTTCTTGGTCGCGGAGGCCGAGGCTGCGTCTGCCGCGCTGTGGGAGCTCGCGCAGGCGGAGATGGTCGATACGGATTTCCGCGACATTCACCTGCTGGGGACCTGGGTGCACGGGCCGGGCGTGATCCACGCGAACAAACCCGTGCGCGCGATCCCCGATTTCGAAGGGCTGAAACTGCGTGGGCCCTCGCGGGTCACGACGAAGCTGCTCGAGCATTTCGGCGCGACGGCTGTCGAGATGCCGGTCCCGGCTGTGCCTGAGGCCCTCTCGCGCGGCACGATCGACGGGGCGCTCCTGCCCTGGGAGGTCTCGGCCTCGCTGCGGATCGGCGAGCTGGTCCATCATCACACGCAATTCGCTGGCCCCTCAATCTACACGGCGAGCTTCATTCTCGCGATGAACAAGGACCGCTACGCCGCGCTCGACCCCGATCTGCAGGCCGCGATCGACAGCGTCTCGGGCGTTGAGTTCTCGGCGCAGGCGGGACACCTGCAGCAGGCCGAGGATATCCCCTCGCGTCAGGCGGCGATGGATCTGGGCAATGAGATCATCACGATCCCGGCCGAAGATACGTCGATCTGGAAAGACGCCGCGCAGCCGGTGATCGACGCATGGGTTGCCGAGATGGAAGAGAAGGGTGTGCCGGGGGAAGAGTTACTGACCTCCGCCCGTGCCCTGATCGAGAAACACTCGTTCTAA